The following proteins are encoded in a genomic region of Oryctolagus cuniculus chromosome 6, mOryCun1.1, whole genome shotgun sequence:
- the FAXDC2 gene encoding fatty acid hydroxylase domain-containing protein 2: MKGEVGSMLHNEKSKQEGHIWGSMRRTAFILGSGLLLFVALWNSVTWHLQRFWGASGYFWQTQWERLLSEFEGKEWLLFTLGATGVPALVFWVFSGLLLVVDTTGKPSFISRYRIQAGKNEPVDPVKLRRAVSTVLVNQFMISFPMVVFFYPFLKWRGDPCRRELPTFHCFLLELAVFTLMEEVLFYYSHRLFHHPVLYRKIHKKHHEWTAPIAVISLYSHPVEHVVSNMLPLMVGPFVMGSHLSSITVWFSLALINTILTHCGYHLPFLPSPEFHDYHHLKFNQCYGVLGVLDHLHGTDTVFKQSKAYERHVLLLSLTPLTESIPDSPKMQ, from the exons ATGAAGGGAGAGGTTGGAAGCATGCTACACAATGAGAAGTCCAAGCAG GAGGGACACATCTGGGGCTCCATGAGGAGGACGGCTTTCATCCTGGGATCTGGCCTACTCTTGTTTGTAGCCCTCTGGAACTCAGTGACATG GCATCTTCAGAGATTTTGGGGTGCTTCTGGCTACTTTTGGCAAACCCAGTGGGAGAGGCTGCTGTCTGAGTTTGAAGGGAAGGAGTGGCTCCTTTTCACCCTAG GTGCCACCGGGGTGCCTGCTCTGGTCTTCTGGGTCTTCAGTGGGCTCCTCCTGGTGGTCGACACCACGGGCAAACCCAGCTTCATCTCCCGCTACCGCATCCAGGCTGGCAAGAATGAGCCT GTGGACCCCGTGAAACTACGCCGGGCTGTCTCCACGGTTCTTGTCAACCAGTTCATGATCTCTTTCCCCATGGTGGTCTTCTTCTATCCGTTCCTCAAGTGGCGGGGGGACCCCTGCCGCCGAGAGCTgcctaccttccactgctttctcctgGAGCTGGCAGTCTTCACCCTGATGGAGGAAGTCTTGTTCTACTACTCACACCG GCTCTTTCACCACCCAGTACTCTACAGGAAAATCCACAAGAAACACCACGAGTGGACAGCCCCCATTGCTGTGATCTCCCTCTATTCCCACCCCGTAGAGCACGTG GTCTCCAACATGCTGCCGTTGATGGTGGGCCCCTTCGTGATGGGCTCCCACTTGTCCTCCATCACCGTGTGGTTTTCCTTGGCCCTCATCAACaccatcttaacccactgtggctaccacctgcccttcctgcctTCACCTGAATTCCATGATTACCACCATCTCAA gTTCAATCAGTGCTATGGGGTGCTGGGAGTGCTGGACCACCTCCATGGAACGGACACTGTGTTCAAGCAGTCCAAGGCCTACGAGAGACATGTCCTCTTGCTGAGCCTCACCCCGCTCACGGAGAGCATCCCCGACTCCCCAAAGATGCAATGA